One genomic window of Cumulibacter manganitolerans includes the following:
- a CDS encoding CPBP family intramembrane glutamic endopeptidase yields the protein MISPIAELRRFIAAALIVPVRPRPPAVGRRELTRRRVIAGLTIVAGAVLLTLTVRTEPGSTAFFVLGLVLAAVWLVGAVASGPLRLGTARTRAGGRSLAVVQSLALAAALIALFLAGALVVAQLPGLRNPVLALLEHNTGPQILVVLVTVVNGIAEEVFFRGALYSAIGASVPAVVITTLLYGLTTVGSGVPLLSLAAVMLGVVTALQRRVTGGVLGPIITHVTWSVAMLLLLPLVLDLAR from the coding sequence TTGATCTCGCCGATCGCCGAGCTCCGCCGCTTCATCGCGGCGGCGCTCATCGTGCCGGTACGGCCCCGGCCGCCGGCGGTCGGACGCCGCGAGCTGACCCGCCGCCGCGTGATCGCCGGGCTGACCATCGTCGCCGGGGCCGTCCTGCTGACCCTCACGGTCCGCACCGAGCCCGGCAGCACCGCCTTCTTCGTCCTCGGGCTGGTGCTCGCCGCGGTGTGGCTGGTCGGCGCGGTGGCGTCGGGACCGCTGCGGCTGGGTACCGCGAGAACGCGTGCGGGCGGCCGGTCGCTCGCCGTCGTGCAGTCGCTGGCGCTGGCCGCCGCGCTGATCGCGCTGTTCCTGGCCGGCGCACTCGTCGTCGCGCAGCTGCCCGGGCTGCGCAACCCGGTGCTGGCGCTGCTCGAGCACAACACCGGCCCGCAGATCCTCGTCGTTCTGGTGACCGTCGTCAACGGGATCGCCGAAGAGGTGTTCTTCCGCGGCGCGCTCTACTCCGCAATCGGCGCCAGCGTCCCGGCCGTGGTGATCACGACGCTGCTCTACGGGCTGACCACCGTGGGCAGCGGGGTCCCGCTGCTGTCGCTCGCCGCGGTCATGCTCGGCGTGGTGACCGCCCTGCAGCGGCGGGTCACCGGAGGCGTGCTCGGCCCCATCATCACGCACGTGACCTGGTCGGTCGCGATGCTGCTGCTCCTGCCCCTAGTACTCGATCTCGCGAGGTGA
- a CDS encoding YqgE/AlgH family protein, which translates to MHRDDVTDWLDGVGPAGLDRPEVGALLVAMPSLGDPGFERTVVLIVGDFDDGYQGVILSEPTRDDVRTALPRWWRSALPPRKLHRGGPCDPELVLCLAVGRKGLDVPGLVEVKAYRHQSLYRVEGDVDPDVILPSVAGVRLFRGYAGWDPGQLEYEIALGAWLVVPSVADDAVSAVSATLWRTVLSRQVGGAAFLRACPDNPARN; encoded by the coding sequence ATGCACCGCGACGACGTGACCGACTGGCTGGACGGCGTGGGGCCGGCGGGCCTCGACCGTCCAGAGGTCGGCGCGCTCCTGGTGGCGATGCCGTCCCTCGGCGACCCCGGCTTCGAGCGCACGGTGGTGCTGATCGTGGGCGACTTCGACGACGGCTACCAGGGCGTGATCCTCTCCGAGCCCACCCGCGACGACGTGCGCACCGCGCTGCCGCGTTGGTGGCGCTCGGCGCTGCCGCCGCGCAAGCTGCACCGCGGCGGCCCGTGCGATCCCGAGCTCGTGCTGTGCCTGGCGGTCGGCCGCAAGGGCCTCGACGTCCCCGGGCTGGTCGAGGTCAAGGCGTACCGCCACCAGAGCCTGTATCGCGTCGAGGGGGACGTCGACCCCGACGTGATCCTGCCGTCCGTCGCCGGCGTCCGGCTGTTTCGCGGGTACGCCGGCTGGGACCCGGGCCAGCTCGAGTACGAGATCGCGCTCGGTGCCTGGCTCGTCGTGCCGAGCGTGGCCGACGACGCGGTGTCTGCGGTGTCGGCCACGTTGTGGCGCACGGTGCTCTCCCGGCAGGTGGGCGGCGCCGCGTTCCTGCGGGCCTGCCCCGACAATCCCGCCCGCAACTAG
- a CDS encoding MFS transporter, giving the protein MSERLEKTYPAHAHPHLDALRGSHAVKAILGLPGFRRLYGARLASQWSDGMFQASLAGTVLFNPQHAATPADMAASFAVMLLPYSLIGPFVGVLLDRYSRRHLMTIAQLLRAVAVVATCVLVWAGYQGFGFYALALVSLSLSRFFLSGLSAALPHVVPRNTLVTANAFSTTSGTVVSILGGACSIALLSLTGKSDHGYAVVAATSLLGPLLSAWLMSLFAPAAIGPDHATRQSAQRIVDVLRGVVEGARHIYAHREVAGVLTSIAAHRFIFGAVGVSILLQFKNHVPAGGLVPRDIAGIGMALGIGGLGALIAAAITPAVARAIGKNAWIVIAYGTLGTASGLIMLIDRPWSMIVASFCLGFAGQAVKVCADTIAQETIDESFQGRTFAVYDTTFNVSFVIGVVLAAYALPGSGRTSWFFVSIAVMYAAVAALYRLIALKHEVRR; this is encoded by the coding sequence GTGAGCGAGCGGCTGGAGAAGACCTACCCGGCCCACGCACATCCGCATCTGGACGCCCTGCGCGGCTCGCACGCCGTGAAGGCGATCCTGGGCCTCCCGGGATTCCGCCGGCTGTACGGCGCCCGTCTCGCCTCCCAGTGGTCCGACGGGATGTTCCAGGCCAGCCTCGCCGGCACCGTGCTGTTCAATCCCCAGCACGCCGCCACCCCGGCGGACATGGCCGCCAGCTTCGCGGTGATGCTGCTGCCGTACTCGTTGATCGGCCCGTTCGTCGGCGTCCTGCTCGACCGGTACAGCCGGCGGCACCTGATGACCATCGCGCAGCTGCTGCGTGCGGTGGCCGTGGTGGCGACCTGCGTGCTGGTCTGGGCCGGCTACCAGGGCTTCGGCTTCTACGCGCTGGCCCTGGTGTCGCTGTCGCTGTCCCGGTTCTTCCTGTCCGGCCTGTCCGCGGCGCTGCCGCACGTCGTTCCCCGCAACACGCTGGTCACCGCCAACGCGTTCTCCACGACCAGCGGCACGGTCGTCTCGATCCTCGGCGGGGCCTGCTCCATCGCGCTGCTGAGCCTGACCGGCAAGAGCGACCACGGCTACGCGGTCGTGGCCGCGACCAGCCTGCTCGGACCGCTGCTGTCGGCGTGGCTGATGAGCCTGTTCGCGCCGGCCGCGATCGGCCCCGACCACGCCACCCGGCAGTCCGCGCAGCGGATCGTCGACGTGCTGCGGGGCGTCGTCGAGGGCGCCCGGCACATCTACGCGCACCGCGAGGTGGCCGGCGTGCTGACCTCCATCGCCGCACACCGGTTCATCTTCGGCGCGGTCGGTGTCTCGATCCTGCTGCAGTTCAAGAACCACGTCCCGGCCGGTGGCCTCGTCCCGCGGGACATCGCCGGCATCGGGATGGCGCTCGGCATCGGCGGTCTCGGCGCGCTCATCGCGGCGGCGATCACCCCGGCCGTGGCGCGCGCAATCGGGAAGAACGCCTGGATCGTGATCGCGTACGGCACGCTCGGCACGGCGTCCGGGCTGATCATGCTGATCGACCGGCCGTGGTCGATGATCGTCGCGTCGTTCTGCCTCGGCTTCGCCGGGCAGGCCGTGAAGGTGTGCGCCGACACGATCGCGCAGGAGACCATCGACGAGTCCTTCCAGGGCCGCACCTTCGCCGTCTACGACACGACCTTCAACGTGTCGTTCGTGATCGGTGTCGTGCTCGCGGCGTACGCGCTGCCGGGCTCCGGGCGCACCAGCTGGTTCTTCGTGTCGATCGCGGTCATGTACGCCGCGGTCGCCGCGCTGTACCGGCTGATCGCGCTCAAGCACGAGGTCCGCCGCTAG
- a CDS encoding DUF6049 family protein — MSGPARRPLPNLLIALFAALLAVGAQPGFADPTSGPPRKEPLPVKVTITTIAPTVSKGDEPVQVTAEVTNNGDRAITDMWARLQRDKRVVDRAGLLALDKRQPAYASAIGPNTDLGITLEPGQTRTIQLSAARSALGITDAGSYPIMLNLQGAIGGTEGRVGQAAFTLPRSPVAPAARLQVGWVLPLIDRPHRSRSATVFTDDDLRPLIETGGRLENILAAAETYGAAAQVTLVVDPELVDELSAMAAGYQVKGKGGPTTGPGKAVAAAFLERLTKLAETTPIVSTAYADIDVVATVRAGLGGLLKQARQRGAEVVKQVLGVPPVTTVAWPADGIVTETALGVLRDDQVSDVLLGGASFGQEDYLASEDDVTESAATALPGIRATVADPALTRILGQGSQYAGGPAAATEQLAAELMAILAQAPNRARTVLLLPPRQWQVSADLADRLMTLTTTAPWLQPVPLDDVVSGQPQDRGPLQYPSTMSTQELPASALAQLQGPITQVGELGTAFDPGADRQEVLGPIEEIIFRGASSAWRGDGKQVTAGALDAGAALDDVRDQIRIVTPNNGSYTLSSSDAPLVLTVENNLAVPVHFRIGLDPRQSSGLSPADIGVQSIPARSRATIKLPTKVERSGTFSVVAQISTPEGKPLGKDVMVKVSSSAYGTVALLVTGVAFTLLLALIARRWWRRRQFQAQERARESGRLQGGEPPLDGAALPEAGHLPEDGRRPDAEHLPDDELHHTPGTKDETP, encoded by the coding sequence GTGAGCGGACCGGCCCGCCGTCCGCTGCCGAACCTGCTCATCGCGCTCTTCGCGGCGTTGCTGGCCGTCGGCGCGCAGCCCGGGTTCGCCGACCCGACGTCCGGCCCGCCGCGCAAGGAACCGCTGCCGGTCAAGGTCACGATCACCACCATCGCGCCGACGGTCTCCAAGGGGGACGAGCCGGTCCAGGTCACGGCCGAGGTCACCAACAACGGCGATCGCGCCATCACCGACATGTGGGCGCGGCTGCAGCGTGACAAGCGGGTCGTCGATCGGGCCGGTCTGCTGGCGCTGGACAAGCGCCAGCCCGCCTACGCCTCGGCGATCGGCCCGAACACCGACCTCGGCATCACGCTCGAGCCCGGCCAGACCAGGACCATCCAGCTGAGCGCAGCCCGCAGCGCCCTCGGGATCACCGATGCCGGCAGCTACCCGATCATGCTCAATCTGCAGGGCGCGATCGGCGGCACCGAGGGCCGCGTGGGACAGGCCGCGTTCACGCTGCCCCGCTCGCCGGTCGCCCCTGCCGCGCGCCTGCAGGTGGGATGGGTGCTGCCCCTGATCGACCGGCCGCATCGCTCCCGGTCGGCGACGGTGTTCACCGACGACGACCTGCGGCCGCTGATCGAGACCGGCGGCCGGCTGGAGAACATCCTCGCGGCGGCCGAGACGTACGGCGCGGCGGCGCAGGTGACCCTCGTGGTGGACCCCGAGCTCGTCGACGAGCTCAGCGCGATGGCGGCGGGATACCAGGTGAAGGGCAAGGGCGGCCCCACGACCGGCCCCGGCAAGGCCGTCGCCGCCGCGTTCCTCGAGCGTCTGACGAAGCTGGCCGAGACGACCCCCATCGTGAGCACGGCGTACGCCGACATCGACGTCGTCGCCACCGTCCGCGCGGGGCTCGGCGGCCTGCTCAAGCAGGCCCGGCAGCGCGGTGCGGAGGTCGTCAAGCAGGTTCTCGGCGTCCCGCCGGTCACCACGGTCGCGTGGCCCGCGGACGGCATCGTCACCGAGACCGCCCTCGGGGTGCTGCGCGACGACCAGGTCAGCGACGTCCTGCTCGGCGGCGCGTCCTTCGGCCAGGAGGACTACCTCGCCTCGGAGGACGACGTCACCGAGAGCGCGGCGACGGCGCTGCCGGGAATCCGGGCGACGGTGGCCGACCCCGCGCTGACCCGCATCCTCGGCCAGGGCTCGCAGTACGCCGGCGGCCCGGCCGCAGCGACCGAGCAGCTCGCCGCCGAGCTGATGGCCATCCTCGCGCAGGCGCCGAATCGGGCCCGCACCGTCCTGCTGCTCCCGCCCCGGCAGTGGCAGGTCTCCGCGGATCTCGCCGACCGGCTGATGACGCTCACCACCACCGCGCCGTGGCTGCAGCCGGTGCCGTTGGACGACGTCGTCTCCGGGCAGCCGCAAGACCGCGGGCCGCTGCAGTACCCCTCGACGATGTCCACCCAGGAGCTGCCCGCGTCCGCCCTCGCGCAGCTGCAGGGCCCGATCACCCAGGTCGGCGAGCTCGGCACCGCGTTCGACCCAGGGGCCGATCGCCAGGAGGTGCTCGGACCGATCGAGGAGATCATCTTCCGGGGCGCCAGCTCCGCCTGGCGCGGCGACGGCAAGCAGGTCACCGCGGGCGCGCTGGACGCCGGCGCGGCGCTCGACGACGTGCGCGACCAGATCCGCATCGTGACTCCGAACAACGGCTCCTACACGCTCTCCTCCAGCGACGCACCGCTGGTGCTCACCGTCGAGAACAACCTCGCCGTCCCCGTGCACTTCCGCATCGGTCTCGACCCGCGCCAGTCCTCGGGGCTGTCGCCGGCGGACATCGGCGTGCAATCGATCCCCGCGCGCTCGCGCGCCACCATCAAGCTGCCGACCAAGGTCGAGCGCTCCGGCACGTTCAGCGTCGTCGCGCAGATCAGCACGCCCGAGGGCAAGCCGCTCGGCAAGGACGTGATGGTGAAGGTGTCGTCGTCGGCCTACGGCACCGTCGCGCTCCTCGTCACCGGCGTCGCGTTCACCCTGCTCCTCGCGCT
- a CDS encoding NUDIX hydrolase gives MARSLPPDQAVGPADPRDARGEAAEEKPRGRRPSPIDVIAHRSGKQPGRTTKPRRHMPRSDEFSAGGLVVRRNGTPPSAAIIGRTDRRGRLLWSLPKGHIEAGETAAQAAVREVEEETGIVGSVVAHLGKIDYWFVADGRRVHKTVTHFLMNAIGGELSDEDAEVVAVAWVPLDDLARRLAYADERRIAIDAIRMLADTA, from the coding sequence ATGGCTCGTTCGCTTCCCCCGGATCAGGCAGTTGGTCCCGCCGATCCTCGTGATGCGCGCGGCGAGGCGGCCGAGGAGAAGCCCCGGGGACGCCGTCCGAGCCCGATCGACGTCATCGCGCACCGCAGCGGCAAGCAGCCGGGCCGCACCACGAAGCCCCGCCGCCACATGCCGCGTAGCGACGAGTTCTCCGCGGGCGGCCTCGTCGTACGGCGCAACGGCACCCCGCCGTCCGCCGCCATCATCGGCCGGACCGACCGTCGCGGCCGGTTGCTCTGGTCGCTGCCGAAGGGCCACATCGAGGCCGGGGAGACCGCCGCGCAGGCCGCCGTCCGCGAGGTCGAGGAGGAGACCGGCATCGTGGGAAGCGTCGTGGCGCACCTCGGTAAGATCGACTACTGGTTCGTGGCCGACGGACGCCGCGTGCACAAGACAGTCACCCACTTCCTGATGAACGCCATCGGTGGAGAGCTCAGTGACGAGGATGCCGAGGTGGTCGCGGTCGCATGGGTGCCACTCGACGACCTGGCACGCCGCCTGGCCTACGCCGACGAGCGGCGGATCGCGATCGACGCCATCCGGATGCTGGCCGATACCGCGTGA
- a CDS encoding tryptophan-rich sensory protein produces the protein MSHESTHHGSPDPASSAAAPRGGRTALVTGATGYIGGALIPVLLADGFTVRVLTRDAHRLDGTEWQRQVEVVEGDGGSAADLDRALDGVDVAYYLIHSMGSSEDFVARDRALATAFAAAADRAGVGRIVYLGGIHPHDEELSAHLASRAEVGRILLGSSVPTAVLQAAVILGTGSASFDMLRHLASRLPVMVAPRWLRNRVQPIAIADVVRYLRGAADLPAEVNRTFDIGGPDVLTYREMLVRYARLTGHGRRLIVTVPVLTPRLASRWIGLVTPLNVPLARALIDSLVHEVVCSEDDIRGYVPDPAGGLAGFDEAVGSTLGSTPTDGGPRNLALTSAATVAAAAVGSLATTPGSRWYRSLDLPSWQPPTIAFPVVWTALYADIAATSAVVLTDLERREKASEAAAYKRALWANLALNAGWSVLFWRVRRPWLAALESAVLTASSADLARRAAASSPQRGARLAPYAAWTGFATALSTAIARRNRPAALRGRRSR, from the coding sequence ATGTCCCACGAGTCCACGCACCACGGCTCCCCCGATCCGGCGTCGTCGGCGGCCGCTCCTCGAGGCGGCCGCACGGCGCTCGTGACGGGCGCCACCGGCTACATCGGTGGCGCGCTGATACCGGTCCTCCTCGCCGACGGCTTCACCGTGCGAGTGCTCACGCGGGACGCGCACCGCCTGGACGGCACTGAGTGGCAGCGCCAGGTGGAGGTCGTCGAGGGCGACGGGGGGTCCGCCGCGGACCTCGATCGCGCGCTCGACGGCGTCGACGTGGCGTACTACCTCATCCACTCGATGGGCTCCAGCGAGGACTTCGTCGCCCGCGACCGCGCGCTGGCCACTGCATTCGCCGCCGCGGCCGACAGGGCCGGGGTCGGGCGCATCGTCTACCTCGGCGGCATCCATCCGCACGACGAGGAGCTGTCCGCGCACCTGGCGTCCCGTGCGGAGGTCGGTCGCATCCTGCTCGGCTCGAGCGTCCCGACGGCTGTCCTTCAGGCGGCCGTGATCCTCGGAACCGGTTCCGCGTCGTTCGACATGCTGCGCCACCTGGCGTCGAGACTGCCGGTGATGGTGGCACCGCGGTGGCTGCGCAACCGCGTCCAGCCGATCGCGATCGCCGACGTCGTGCGCTATCTGCGCGGTGCGGCGGACCTGCCGGCCGAGGTCAACCGGACCTTCGACATCGGCGGTCCCGACGTGCTGACGTACCGCGAGATGCTCGTGCGCTACGCGCGCCTGACCGGGCACGGGCGCCGGCTGATCGTCACGGTCCCGGTGCTCACCCCGCGGCTGGCGAGCCGCTGGATCGGCCTGGTGACCCCGCTGAACGTCCCGCTGGCCAGGGCGCTCATCGACAGCCTGGTGCACGAGGTGGTCTGTTCCGAGGACGACATCCGCGGCTACGTGCCGGACCCCGCGGGTGGTCTGGCGGGCTTCGACGAGGCGGTCGGCTCGACCCTGGGAAGCACCCCGACGGACGGCGGTCCCCGCAACCTGGCACTCACCTCGGCCGCGACGGTCGCGGCCGCCGCGGTCGGCTCGCTCGCCACCACCCCGGGTTCGCGCTGGTACCGGTCCCTGGACCTGCCGTCGTGGCAGCCGCCGACCATCGCGTTCCCGGTGGTGTGGACGGCGCTGTACGCCGACATCGCCGCCACGTCCGCGGTCGTGCTGACCGACCTGGAACGGCGGGAGAAGGCCTCCGAGGCAGCCGCGTACAAGCGGGCGCTGTGGGCGAACCTCGCGCTGAACGCGGGCTGGAGCGTGCTGTTCTGGCGGGTGCGCCGGCCGTGGCTGGCTGCGCTGGAGAGCGCCGTGCTCACCGCGAGCTCGGCCGATCTCGCCCGCCGGGCGGCCGCCTCGAGCCCGCAGCGCGGCGCCCGGTTGGCGCCCTACGCGGCGTGGACCGGTTTCGCCACCGCGCTGAGCACGGCGATCGCGCGCCGCAACCGACCCGCTGCGCTCAGGGGGCGCCGGAGTCGGTGA
- a CDS encoding DUF2382 domain-containing protein has translation MAHDRNDLTSRDSFDELLDAKVYDRDGDKIGSVGTLYTDDDSGRPSWVTVNTGLFGTNETFVPLREARVSGDEIHVPYEKSYVKDAPNVAADQHLSLDEERRLYEYYTRGGDGIRHDGAAVGDGARVGRDSGIDRDREAVVDDGDTGEGVVRREERLDVGTEERETGRLRLRKHVVTERENVEVPVRREEVRVERTPIADGETVRGGNASLSEEEVEVPLHEERPVIEKETVPVERIDVDKRTVQDTENVQADVQKEQVEIEETGVRDDRTDRL, from the coding sequence ATGGCACACGACCGTAACGACCTCACCTCCCGTGACAGCTTCGACGAGCTTCTCGACGCCAAGGTCTACGACCGCGACGGTGACAAGATCGGCAGCGTCGGAACCCTGTACACCGACGACGACTCGGGCCGTCCGAGCTGGGTGACGGTGAACACCGGACTGTTCGGCACGAACGAGACCTTCGTGCCGCTGCGCGAGGCCCGGGTCTCGGGCGACGAGATCCACGTCCCGTACGAGAAGTCCTACGTCAAGGACGCGCCGAACGTGGCGGCCGATCAGCACCTGAGCCTCGACGAGGAACGGCGGCTCTACGAGTACTACACCCGCGGCGGTGACGGCATCCGGCACGACGGGGCTGCTGTCGGGGACGGCGCTCGCGTCGGACGCGACTCGGGCATCGACCGCGATCGCGAGGCCGTCGTCGACGACGGCGACACCGGCGAGGGCGTGGTGCGGCGCGAGGAGCGTCTCGACGTGGGCACCGAGGAGCGGGAGACCGGACGGCTGCGGCTGCGCAAGCACGTCGTGACCGAGCGGGAGAACGTCGAGGTACCGGTGCGCCGCGAGGAGGTGCGCGTCGAGCGCACCCCGATCGCGGACGGCGAGACGGTCCGCGGCGGCAACGCGAGCCTCAGCGAGGAGGAGGTCGAGGTGCCGCTGCACGAAGAGCGTCCGGTCATCGAGAAGGAGACCGTGCCCGTCGAGCGGATCGACGTGGACAAGCGCACCGTGCAGGACACCGAGAACGTCCAGGCCGACGTCCAGAAGGAGCAGGTGGAGATCGAGGAGACCGGCGTCCGCGACGACCGGACCGACCGGCTCTAG
- a CDS encoding CCA tRNA nucleotidyltransferase, which produces MTIPEQTAQLVAVLQPVLGPLVTRFRDAGHELALVGGPVRDAVLGILDLRRSTDLDMTTSAHPQQVLELIEGYAEAVWTTGIEFGTVALTHRGFQIEITTYRADRYDRISRNPEVAFGDSITEDLARRDFTVNAMAVSLLDGTFHDPYDGAGDLRRRLLRTPAAPEESFADDPLRIFRLVRFIAQLGFAADPATAAAAARMSGELSRITAERLQGELTKLLLTARPRPGLEAMVELGIADVVLPELAALRMEIDEHHQHKDVYTHSLTVLDQAIDLEPRLGLPGPDLVIRLAALLHDVGKPATRRHEPAGGVSFHHHEVVGAKLVRKRLRALRYSKQIVEDVGNLTFLHLRFHGFSDGQWTDSAVRRYVTDAGDLLPRLHVLVRSDSTTRNKRRAARLSASYDALEARIEHLRQAEDLAAVRPDIDGNEIMRILGLPPGPTVGRAWKFLKELRLDRGPLDHDEAVAELRAWAAREGL; this is translated from the coding sequence ATGACTATCCCCGAGCAGACCGCCCAGCTGGTCGCCGTGCTGCAACCCGTGCTGGGCCCGCTGGTCACCCGGTTCCGGGACGCCGGCCACGAGCTGGCCCTCGTCGGCGGCCCGGTTCGCGACGCCGTGCTCGGCATCCTGGACCTGCGGCGCTCGACCGATCTCGACATGACGACGTCCGCGCACCCGCAGCAGGTGCTGGAGCTGATCGAGGGATACGCCGAGGCGGTCTGGACCACCGGCATCGAGTTCGGGACCGTCGCGCTGACTCATCGCGGCTTCCAGATCGAGATCACCACCTACCGCGCCGACCGCTACGACCGCATCAGCCGCAACCCCGAGGTGGCCTTCGGTGACTCGATCACCGAGGACCTCGCCCGGCGCGACTTCACCGTCAACGCGATGGCGGTCTCCCTGCTCGACGGGACCTTCCACGACCCGTACGACGGCGCGGGCGATCTCCGGCGCCGGCTGCTGCGTACGCCGGCCGCACCCGAGGAGTCATTCGCCGACGACCCGCTGCGGATCTTCCGGCTGGTCCGGTTCATCGCCCAGCTCGGCTTCGCGGCGGACCCGGCGACCGCTGCGGCCGCCGCCCGGATGTCCGGGGAGCTCAGCCGGATCACCGCCGAGCGGCTGCAGGGAGAGCTGACCAAGCTGCTGCTCACCGCCCGGCCCAGGCCTGGCCTCGAGGCGATGGTCGAGCTGGGCATCGCGGACGTCGTGCTGCCGGAGCTGGCCGCGCTGCGGATGGAGATCGACGAGCACCACCAGCACAAGGACGTCTACACGCACTCGCTGACCGTGCTCGACCAGGCGATCGACCTGGAGCCGCGGCTCGGCCTCCCGGGGCCCGACCTGGTGATCCGGCTGGCGGCGCTGCTGCACGACGTCGGCAAGCCAGCCACCCGTCGCCACGAGCCGGCCGGCGGCGTCAGCTTCCATCACCACGAGGTGGTCGGCGCCAAGCTGGTCCGCAAGCGGCTGCGCGCGCTGCGCTACTCGAAGCAGATCGTCGAGGACGTCGGCAACCTGACGTTCCTGCACCTGCGCTTCCACGGCTTCAGCGACGGCCAGTGGACGGACTCCGCCGTCCGGCGCTACGTCACCGACGCCGGCGACCTGCTCCCGCGGCTGCACGTGCTGGTCCGCTCCGACTCCACCACCCGCAACAAGCGGCGCGCCGCGCGGCTGTCCGCGTCGTACGACGCACTGGAGGCGCGCATCGAGCACCTGCGGCAGGCGGAGGATCTGGCGGCGGTGCGCCCGGACATCGACGGCAACGAGATCATGCGCATCCTGGGCCTGCCGCCCGGCCCCACGGTCGGCCGGGCGTGGAAGTTCCTCAAGGAGCTGCGTCTGGACCGCGGTCCGCTGGATCACGACGAGGCGGTCGCCGAGCTGCGCGCGTGGGCCGCCCGCGAGGGCCTGTAG
- a CDS encoding YsnF/AvaK domain-containing protein — translation MSELSDEDMAGGHEREPALVLHEQRETARVLPGRYGTARIGKRIVTETITIEVDVSREEFYVEYDDAVDPTPAPGALFVDEQPTELILYREEPVVHKRVVPVERVLWGRQVKHATVAGPLERRREVLEVDADGSLELQEIDPVTDSGAP, via the coding sequence GTGAGCGAGCTATCCGACGAGGACATGGCCGGCGGGCATGAGCGCGAGCCCGCACTGGTGCTGCACGAGCAGCGCGAGACCGCGAGGGTGCTGCCCGGCCGCTACGGGACCGCCCGGATCGGCAAGCGGATCGTGACCGAGACGATCACCATCGAGGTGGACGTGAGCCGGGAGGAGTTCTACGTCGAGTACGACGACGCGGTGGACCCCACACCGGCGCCGGGAGCGCTGTTCGTCGACGAGCAGCCCACCGAGCTGATCCTGTACCGCGAGGAGCCGGTCGTGCACAAGCGGGTCGTCCCGGTCGAGCGCGTGCTGTGGGGCCGGCAGGTCAAGCACGCCACCGTCGCGGGGCCGCTGGAACGCCGCCGCGAGGTGCTCGAGGTCGACGCGGACGGCAGCCTGGAGCTGCAGGAGATCGACCCGGTCACCGACTCCGGCGCCCCCTGA